In a genomic window of Alphaproteobacteria bacterium:
- the accC gene encoding acetyl-CoA carboxylase biotin carboxylase subunit, translated as MFDKVLIANRGEIALRIHRACREMGIRTVAVHSTADEDAMHVRLADEAVCIGPPSAKQSYLNIPAILSAATITGAEAIHPGYGFLSENADFASMVEEHGFTFIGPSPSHIRMMGDKITAKNAAKEAGLPVVPGSDGAIESQEHAKQVAAEIGYPVLLKATAGGGGKGMKVAKDETEIEEAWRLARSEAGSAFGNPDLYMEKYLGKPRHIEIQILADNHGNVVHLGERDCSLQRRHQKVLEEAPSPALNAELREMIGTTATTAMKKLGYRNAGTIEFLYEDGQFFFIEMNTRLQVEHPITEMITGLDIVREQIRIAAGAPLGYTQDEVRFSGHAIECRVNAENPDTFVPSPGKVGIYHAPGGLGVRVDSALYTGYRVPPHYDSMIAKLIVHGTSRNECMMRLKRALGEFVIEGLSTTLPLHQRLIAEPDFVNGAYDIHWLEHFVHRQD; from the coding sequence ATGTTTGACAAGGTCCTCATCGCCAACCGGGGCGAGATCGCGTTACGCATCCACCGCGCTTGTCGCGAGATGGGCATCCGCACGGTGGCGGTGCATTCGACCGCCGACGAGGACGCCATGCATGTGCGCCTTGCCGACGAGGCGGTTTGCATCGGCCCGCCTTCGGCCAAGCAAAGCTATCTGAATATTCCGGCCATTCTGTCGGCGGCCACCATCACCGGGGCCGAGGCCATTCATCCCGGTTACGGGTTCCTAAGCGAGAATGCCGACTTCGCCTCGATGGTCGAAGAACACGGCTTCACCTTCATCGGACCCAGCCCCAGCCATATCCGCATGATGGGCGACAAGATCACGGCCAAGAACGCCGCCAAAGAGGCGGGCTTGCCGGTGGTGCCCGGTTCCGACGGCGCCATCGAAAGCCAGGAACACGCCAAGCAAGTGGCCGCCGAGATCGGCTATCCGGTGTTGCTGAAGGCCACGGCGGGCGGCGGCGGCAAGGGCATGAAGGTGGCCAAGGACGAAACCGAGATCGAGGAGGCCTGGCGTCTGGCCCGCTCGGAAGCGGGCAGCGCCTTTGGCAATCCCGACTTGTACATGGAAAAATATCTGGGCAAGCCCAGGCATATCGAAATTCAGATTTTGGCCGACAATCACGGCAATGTGGTGCATCTGGGCGAGCGCGATTGCTCGTTGCAGCGCCGCCATCAAAAGGTGCTGGAGGAAGCGCCCTCGCCCGCGCTCAATGCCGAATTGCGCGAAATGATCGGCACCACCGCCACCACCGCCATGAAGAAGCTGGGCTACCGCAACGCGGGCACCATCGAATTCCTGTATGAGGACGGCCAGTTCTTTTTCATCGAAATGAACACCCGTTTGCAGGTGGAACATCCGATCACCGAAATGATCACCGGCCTCGACATCGTGCGCGAGCAGATCCGCATCGCCGCCGGAGCGCCGCTTGGCTATACGCAAGACGAGGTTCGCTTCTCGGGCCACGCCATCGAATGCCGCGTCAACGCCGAAAATCCCGACACCTTCGTGCCCTCGCCGGGCAAGGTGGGCATCTACCACGCGCCGGGCGGCTTGGGCGTGCGCGTCGATTCCGCCCTGTACACCGGATACCGGGTGCCGCCCCATTACGACAGCATGATCGCCAAGCTGATCGTGCACGGCACCAGCCGCAACGAATGCATGATGCGCCTGAAACGCGCACTCGGCGAATTCGTGATCGAGGGGCTTAGCACCACATTGCCGCTGCATCAGCGCCTGATCGCCGAACCCGATTTCGTGAACGGGGCCTACGACATTCACTGGCTGGAACATTTCGTCCACCGCCAGGATTGA
- a CDS encoding acetyl-CoA carboxylase biotin carboxyl carrier protein, translating into MTTPTAKIDAELVRTLAELLNETGLSEIEYDTGSLRLRVARQLTAVAHAPMAMPGAPGAPVAQSAALDAANHPGAVTSPMVGVAYLSPEPSAAHFIKVGDRVTEGQTLCLIEAMKTFNPIRAPKGGLVTQILIGNGQPVEFGEPLVIVE; encoded by the coding sequence ATGACGACCCCAACCGCCAAGATCGACGCCGAACTCGTCCGCACGCTGGCCGAACTTCTGAACGAAACAGGCTTAAGCGAGATCGAATACGACACGGGTAGCCTTCGGCTGCGTGTGGCCCGTCAGTTGACGGCGGTCGCCCACGCCCCCATGGCCATGCCGGGTGCTCCGGGCGCGCCGGTGGCGCAATCGGCCGCCCTTGATGCGGCCAACCATCCGGGCGCCGTCACCTCGCCCATGGTCGGCGTGGCCTATCTGTCGCCCGAACCCAGCGCCGCCCATTTCATCAAGGTGGGCGACCGGGTGACCGAGGGCCAGACCTTGTGCCTGATCGAAGCCATGAAGACCTTCAATCCCATCCGCGCGCCCAAGGGCGGGCTGGTTACGCAGATTCTGATCGGCAACGGCCAGCCGGTGGAATTCGGCGAACCCCTGGTCATCGTCGAGTAG
- the aroQ gene encoding type II 3-dehydroquinate dehydratase gives MTTKRAKTGASPIVWVLNGPNLNLLGKREPEIYGRTTLPEIETACQARAKALNLAVDFRQTNHEGELVTWIQQSKGQASGMILNAGAYTHTSVALLDALNFAQVPTIEVHLSQPLNREPFRHHSFVTPAAQGLISGLGAHGYELALEALARLIHKS, from the coding sequence ATGACGACGAAACGGGCCAAAACCGGGGCCAGCCCCATCGTTTGGGTGCTGAACGGCCCCAACCTCAATCTGTTGGGCAAGCGCGAGCCGGAAATCTATGGCCGCACGACCCTGCCCGAGATCGAGACGGCTTGCCAGGCCCGCGCCAAGGCGCTGAATCTGGCCGTCGATTTCCGCCAAACCAACCACGAAGGCGAACTGGTCACCTGGATTCAGCAATCCAAGGGGCAGGCCAGCGGCATGATCTTGAACGCAGGCGCCTATACCCACACCTCGGTTGCCCTGCTGGACGCGCTGAACTTCGCGCAGGTGCCGACCATCGAGGTTCATCTGTCTCAGCCTTTGAACCGCGAGCCTTTCCGCCATCACAGTTTCGTCACCCCGGCGGCCCAGGGATTGATCTCGGGCTTGGGGGCGCATGGCTACGAGCTGGCGCTAGAAGCGCTTGCCCGCCTGATTCACAAATCCTAG
- the cobT gene encoding cobaltochelatase subunit CobT translates to MEGESPIDAMKRATSAALRAVSERPDAYVGFGPGPATLTFARNSNQPLAAPTPTAHLPLAARRPLLEDLIRLRGSADAVALKLKHHDEKLHARRAPDEPEARLVYDAIEQSRVEALGAKRYPGLAQNVASAVELRLKGEGFGRSSCREEIPLAEALRVVARNAFLGTADSCLPATRHVGDLWQGWVMERAGDALDKMAGALADQNEFAKHLRAFLHALELSQAPLEDEQQSAESEQQSQGSGQESEDGESKSDAEGGHEGQADEDMQLAAADSGDVGGESDGDEGAEDMLAPGHGTDEPGGPTQQAHGKNDLEGKHGPIYRVYTQRFDQVIDAPELCDAEELDRLRQQLDNHLASLTGVVARLANRLQRKLMAQQQRSWDFDLEEGVLDSGRLARVVANPTHALSFKMEREADFRDTVVSLLIDNSGSMRGRPISVAAMSADILARTLERCAVKVEVLGFTTKAWKGGQARESWVADGKPANPGRLNDLRHIVYKQADAPWRRARKNLGLMLREGILKENIDGEALLWAHNRLMARPEQRRILMVISDGAPVDDSTLSVNPGNYLERHLRDVIAWIEGVGLVQLIAIGIGHDVTRYYKRAVTIMDAEELGGAMLKQLTSLFDESSPDAQAPKMSRRAIPMEKPGRAA, encoded by the coding sequence ATGGAGGGCGAAAGCCCCATCGACGCCATGAAGCGCGCCACTTCGGCTGCCTTGCGTGCCGTCTCGGAACGGCCCGACGCCTATGTCGGGTTCGGCCCCGGACCCGCGACCCTGACCTTCGCTCGCAATTCGAACCAGCCCCTGGCGGCCCCCACGCCCACGGCACATCTGCCTTTGGCGGCCCGACGACCCCTGCTTGAAGATCTGATCCGCCTGCGCGGCTCGGCCGACGCGGTGGCCTTGAAGCTCAAGCATCACGACGAGAAGCTGCATGCCAGGCGCGCCCCCGACGAACCCGAGGCAAGGCTGGTCTATGACGCCATCGAACAATCAAGGGTCGAGGCGCTGGGGGCCAAACGCTATCCGGGCTTGGCGCAGAATGTCGCCAGCGCCGTCGAGCTGCGCTTGAAGGGCGAAGGCTTCGGACGCTCCAGTTGCCGCGAGGAAATCCCCCTGGCCGAGGCGCTGCGCGTCGTCGCCCGCAACGCCTTTCTGGGCACGGCCGATAGCTGCCTGCCCGCCACGCGCCATGTCGGTGATCTGTGGCAGGGCTGGGTCATGGAGCGCGCGGGCGACGCTTTGGACAAAATGGCCGGGGCACTGGCCGACCAGAACGAGTTCGCAAAGCATCTGCGCGCCTTTTTGCATGCGCTTGAACTGTCGCAAGCCCCCCTTGAGGACGAGCAGCAATCGGCGGAGTCCGAGCAGCAAAGCCAAGGTTCGGGCCAGGAATCCGAGGACGGCGAGAGCAAGTCCGATGCAGAGGGCGGCCATGAAGGCCAGGCAGACGAGGATATGCAACTGGCAGCCGCCGATTCCGGCGATGTGGGCGGCGAATCAGATGGCGACGAGGGGGCCGAGGACATGCTGGCGCCCGGCCATGGCACCGACGAGCCGGGCGGCCCCACGCAGCAAGCCCATGGCAAGAACGACCTTGAAGGCAAGCATGGTCCCATCTACCGGGTCTACACCCAGCGTTTCGACCAGGTGATCGACGCGCCGGAGCTGTGCGATGCCGAAGAGTTGGACCGGCTGCGCCAGCAGCTCGACAACCATCTGGCCTCGCTCACCGGCGTGGTGGCTAGGCTGGCCAATCGCCTGCAGCGCAAATTAATGGCGCAACAGCAACGCAGTTGGGATTTCGATCTGGAGGAAGGCGTCCTCGATTCCGGGCGTCTGGCCCGCGTCGTCGCCAATCCCACCCATGCCCTGTCCTTCAAGATGGAGCGCGAGGCCGATTTCCGCGATACCGTGGTTTCGCTGCTGATCGACAATTCAGGCTCGATGCGCGGACGCCCGATTTCGGTGGCCGCCATGAGCGCCGACATCCTGGCCCGCACGCTGGAGCGCTGCGCGGTCAAGGTCGAGGTTCTGGGCTTCACCACCAAGGCCTGGAAGGGCGGCCAAGCCCGCGAATCCTGGGTGGCCGACGGCAAGCCCGCCAATCCGGGGCGTCTGAACGATCTGCGCCATATTGTTTACAAGCAGGCCGATGCGCCTTGGCGGCGTGCTCGCAAGAATCTGGGACTGATGCTGCGCGAAGGCATCTTGAAAGAGAATATCGACGGCGAAGCCCTGTTGTGGGCGCATAACCGGTTGATGGCCAGGCCCGAGCAACGGCGTATTTTAATGGTGATTTCGGATGGCGCGCCGGTGGACGATTCGACGCTTTCGGTCAATCCCGGCAATTATCTGGAACGCCATCTGCGCGACGTGATCGCCTGGATCGAGGGCGTGGGGCTGGTTCAACTGATCGCCATCGGCATCGGCCATGACGTGACGCGCTATTACAAACGCGCCGTCACCATCATGGACGCCGAGGAGTTGGGCGGCGCCATGCTCAAGCAATTGACCAGCCTGTTCGACGAATCCAGCCCCGACGCCCAGGCCCCCAAAATGTCGCGCCGCGCCATCCCTATGGAAAAACCCGGACGGGCGGCCTGA
- the cobS gene encoding cobaltochelatase subunit CobS, translating into MTANVFPSALMTDMPDATVDVRKVFGIDSDMKAPAFSARTEHVPDLDPAYRFDPETTQAILAGFAFNRRVIIQGYHGTGKSTHIEQVAARLNWPCIRINLDSHVSRIDLVGRDAIVIKDGQQVTEFKEGILPWALQHPCALVFDEYDAGRPDVMFVIQRVLEVEGKLTLLDQNKVIRPHPAFRLFATANTIGLGDTTGLYHGTQQINQGQMDRWNIVTTLNYLEHDAEVEIVVAKLPDWNTEEGRKTVSQMVALADLTRQGFIGGDISTVMSPRTVITWAENATIFGGDVNFAFRVTFLNKCDETERPVIAEYYQRAFAAELPQSPAKALVG; encoded by the coding sequence ATGACCGCCAACGTTTTTCCCTCTGCCTTGATGACCGACATGCCCGACGCCACCGTCGACGTGCGCAAGGTCTTCGGCATCGATTCCGACATGAAGGCCCCCGCCTTTTCGGCGCGCACCGAACATGTGCCCGACCTGGACCCCGCCTACCGCTTCGATCCGGAAACCACGCAAGCCATTCTGGCCGGTTTTGCCTTCAATCGGCGCGTCATCATCCAGGGCTATCACGGCACCGGCAAATCGACCCATATCGAGCAGGTAGCGGCCAGGCTCAACTGGCCCTGCATCCGCATCAACCTGGACAGCCATGTCAGCCGCATCGACCTGGTGGGACGCGACGCCATCGTGATTAAGGACGGCCAGCAGGTTACCGAATTCAAGGAAGGCATTTTGCCCTGGGCGCTGCAACATCCTTGCGCGCTGGTCTTCGACGAATATGACGCGGGCAGGCCCGACGTGATGTTCGTGATCCAGCGCGTGCTGGAGGTGGAAGGAAAACTTACGCTTCTGGATCAGAACAAGGTGATCCGCCCGCATCCCGCCTTCAGGCTGTTCGCCACCGCCAACACCATCGGGCTTGGCGACACCACCGGCTTATATCACGGCACGCAGCAGATCAATCAAGGCCAGATGGACCGCTGGAATATCGTGACCACGCTGAATTATCTGGAGCATGACGCCGAGGTGGAGATCGTGGTGGCCAAGCTGCCCGATTGGAACACCGAGGAAGGCCGCAAGACCGTGTCGCAGATGGTGGCGCTGGCCGATCTGACGCGCCAGGGCTTCATCGGCGGCGACATTTCCACGGTCATGAGTCCTAGAACCGTCATCACCTGGGCGGAAAACGCCACCATCTTCGGCGGCGACGTCAATTTCGCCTTCCGCGTCACCTTCTTGAACAAGTGCGACGAAACGGAGCGCCCGGTGATCGCCGAATATTACCAACGCGCCTTCGCCGCTGAACTGCCGCAATCGCCCGCCAAGGCGTTGGTAGGCTAA
- a CDS encoding J domain-containing protein, whose amino-acid sequence MRHYQPRQDAFVREKDDSKKTRRCDHPACEGEGLYRAPRAPDDLSSYYWFCLEHVQAYNRSWDFCKGMGVDAIENMVRADTTWHRPTWPLGRQEGCVIFDVGPGTVAKDPFSLFQQTKGRARANPQPKKPMGPEAKAMTLMGLEPGYTEFNLKRKYKQLARLHHPDANNGDKGAEERFKSVTEAYKILLDRLKAAR is encoded by the coding sequence ATGCGTCATTATCAACCCCGTCAGGATGCCTTCGTTCGCGAGAAGGATGATTCCAAGAAGACCCGCCGCTGCGATCATCCCGCTTGCGAGGGGGAGGGGCTTTATCGCGCGCCGCGAGCGCCAGACGATTTATCCTCCTACTACTGGTTCTGTCTTGAACATGTGCAGGCCTACAACCGCTCGTGGGATTTCTGCAAAGGTATGGGCGTCGACGCCATCGAGAACATGGTTCGGGCCGACACCACTTGGCATCGCCCGACCTGGCCCCTGGGACGCCAGGAAGGCTGCGTCATTTTCGACGTCGGACCCGGAACCGTCGCCAAGGACCCTTTCTCGCTGTTCCAGCAAACCAAGGGGCGGGCGCGCGCCAACCCGCAGCCCAAGAAGCCGATGGGGCCAGAGGCCAAGGCGATGACGCTGATGGGCCTGGAGCCGGGCTATACCGAATTCAACTTGAAGCGCAAATACAAGCAACTGGCGCGCCTGCACCATCCCGACGCCAACAACGGCGACAAAGGGGCGGAAGAGCGCTTCAAGTCGGTGACCGAAGCCTATAAGATCCTGCTCGACAGGCTGAAGGCCGCCCGCTAG
- a CDS encoding BolA family transcriptional regulator, translated as MNRAKRMETLIRNALSPTHLQVVDESARHAGHAGARPEGETHYRIVAVCPSFEGQGRAERHRAIYALLDQELRQGLHALSLELAAPSELGSAQSPQS; from the coding sequence ATGAACCGCGCCAAACGCATGGAAACCCTGATCCGCAACGCCCTGTCTCCCACCCATCTTCAGGTGGTGGACGAATCGGCCCGCCATGCCGGGCACGCTGGGGCAAGGCCCGAGGGGGAAACCCACTACAGAATCGTGGCGGTCTGCCCCTCCTTCGAGGGTCAGGGTAGGGCCGAAAGGCATCGGGCCATCTATGCGCTGCTGGACCAGGAATTGCGCCAGGGCCTTCACGCCCTGTCGTTGGAATTGGCGGCCCCTTCAGAGCTAGGTTCAGCACAAAGCCCACAATCTTAA
- a CDS encoding ribbon-helix-helix domain-containing protein, whose amino-acid sequence MRLELYSWDALREICERENLSLNELCSMIDKRRGVMGLTAAIRVMILGYFRETLAQQSGQATLRHGTPAFVADIMGRLKAQSGGPDGA is encoded by the coding sequence ATGCGTCTAGAACTGTATTCCTGGGATGCGCTGCGTGAAATCTGCGAGCGGGAGAATTTATCGCTCAACGAACTTTGCTCGATGATCGACAAAAGGCGCGGCGTCATGGGGCTGACGGCGGCGATCCGCGTCATGATCTTGGGCTATTTTCGCGAAACCCTGGCGCAACAAAGCGGGCAGGCGACGCTGCGCCATGGCACGCCCGCCTTCGTGGCCGACATCATGGGTCGGCTTAAAGCTCAATCAGGCGGGCCTGACGGCGCATGA
- a CDS encoding tetratricopeptide repeat protein has protein sequence MDDGEIQFRQALALQADGHWSEALTIYEALLQARPELNAVRNNLAVCLNELGRPNEALAVLAPLAQNHAPPEMLTNRGNALRALGRFAEAEAAYALVVNSTPMDAMALSNLALSLQDQGKLQEAVKAFERACAMMPGDASLRANLGGALLMAGDFAKGFAAHEFRLAGSATEAAMKACGLPLWDGKPLNGRRLLVWTEQGLGDSLQFLRFLPGLDGKATVMAQGALMRLVQSVGNVEAVYGWNDVPPTCDVQIALLSLARLMNCKSETDIPPSGLVPDPLLKDLWGQRLSDLNRPRIGLSWQGNPAMKADKARSVGLGQLKPLFDVPGVNWISLQTGDVGGQIEGLGLPLLDLGREISDLADTAAIMAHLDLVIAIDSAAAHLAGSLGRPTWIMVRANPDWRWPPKAENTPWYPQARLWRQQRLGDWKPIVEAMASALPTFLRGLG, from the coding sequence ATGGATGACGGCGAAATTCAGTTCCGCCAGGCTCTGGCGTTGCAGGCGGACGGGCATTGGTCCGAGGCGTTGACGATTTACGAGGCGTTGCTGCAGGCAAGGCCGGAACTGAACGCGGTGCGCAACAATCTGGCGGTCTGCCTGAACGAGTTGGGCAGGCCAAACGAGGCGCTGGCCGTTCTGGCGCCCTTGGCGCAAAATCACGCGCCACCAGAGATGCTCACCAATCGGGGCAATGCGTTGCGGGCGCTGGGCCGTTTCGCCGAGGCCGAGGCGGCTTATGCGCTTGTGGTCAACTCAACCCCGATGGACGCAATGGCGCTTAGCAATCTGGCTTTGTCGTTGCAAGATCAGGGCAAACTTCAAGAAGCGGTCAAGGCGTTCGAGCGGGCCTGCGCCATGATGCCGGGCGATGCCAGCCTAAGGGCCAATCTGGGCGGCGCCCTTCTGATGGCGGGCGATTTCGCCAAGGGCTTTGCTGCACACGAGTTTCGTCTGGCAGGCTCGGCCACCGAAGCGGCGATGAAGGCTTGCGGCCTGCCCTTGTGGGACGGCAAGCCCTTGAACGGTCGAAGGCTGTTGGTCTGGACAGAGCAAGGACTGGGCGATTCCTTGCAGTTCCTGCGCTTTCTGCCCGGCCTGGATGGCAAGGCAACGGTGATGGCGCAAGGGGCGCTGATGCGCCTTGTCCAGTCGGTCGGCAATGTCGAAGCGGTTTATGGATGGAACGATGTCCCGCCGACCTGCGACGTGCAAATCGCGCTGCTGTCGCTGGCCCGCCTTATGAACTGCAAAAGCGAGACGGACATTCCTCCCAGCGGTCTTGTGCCTGATCCCTTGCTGAAGGATCTGTGGGGACAAAGACTGTCCGATCTTAACCGCCCGCGCATCGGCCTGTCCTGGCAGGGCAATCCGGCCATGAAGGCCGACAAGGCCCGCTCGGTCGGATTGGGCCAGCTAAAGCCGCTGTTCGATGTGCCGGGCGTCAATTGGATATCACTGCAAACCGGAGATGTGGGCGGGCAGATCGAGGGTCTGGGGCTTCCCCTGCTCGATCTGGGCCGTGAGATCAGCGATCTGGCCGATACGGCGGCCATCATGGCGCATCTTGATCTGGTGATCGCCATCGACAGCGCCGCTGCGCATCTGGCGGGCAGCCTTGGCCGTCCGACCTGGATCATGGTGCGGGCCAATCCCGATTGGCGCTGGCCACCCAAGGCCGAAAACACACCCTGGTATCCGCAGGCCAGATTGTGGCGTCAGCAGCGGCTGGGCGATTGGAAGCCCATCGTCGAAGCTATGGCTTCGGCCCTTCCCACATTTTTGCGAGGGCTTGGGTGA
- a CDS encoding tetratricopeptide repeat protein, with protein MNSPKQLLKDAQEALRAGKPELAEPLLREALKQDPAFGEARYELGGVLHQLGRQDEASLELEVVSAQASSNPAVWLRLGDVRFAQGRLDKAVVAYRHVISIDPAIVSAHNNLGNALLSLGLTGDAAQSFREAARLAPARHEPWNNLGVALMGLADYEGAAEAFGKAANLAPAFAAAWVNLATALSHLGRAAQAEPAARHSLTLAPQLPEAHNVLGNILSAQGKREEARESYGRAAALRPNYVEAHLNLGRLAMEEGGYDLAQRHYRHALSHDPASSAALDALGVAQAAMGRTDEAIRSHEQAIARNPSFADAYVNLGNALTATARIAEAKAAFKRAIALNAQDRAASQNFLMCLNYDETTDAKALSLEHRRWGDYQEKRITVLPGVAKAGGKLPKPLRLGLVSADFKRHSVAYFLEPLLEALNREEVQLYLYADVANPDEVTERLKGYAHVWRDLMGLSDEQAAKQVRDDGIHILIDLSGHTAGNRLPLFVLKPAPVQASWLGYPASTGLSRIDWRITDAFADPEDGKGAERLARLPGFLCYRPDENAPQPAPSPALANGFVTFGSFNALAKLTERDLSLIGRILKQVPQSRFLLKARPLADEGVKKRLYQRLDHHGIDPLQVELLGRVPETGGHLALYARIDIALDPVHYNGTATSCEALWMGLPLVTLAGSRHAQRVGASILSCANLPHLIANDEAAYVALAAKLASDIPALASQRESQRAILAASPLMDKQAFAASFTQALAKMWEGPKP; from the coding sequence ATGAACTCCCCCAAGCAACTGTTAAAGGATGCGCAAGAGGCGCTGCGCGCGGGCAAACCCGAACTGGCCGAACCCTTGCTGCGCGAGGCCTTGAAGCAGGACCCTGCCTTCGGCGAAGCGCGATACGAACTGGGCGGCGTCCTGCACCAGTTGGGCCGCCAGGACGAAGCGTCGCTCGAACTTGAAGTGGTCAGCGCCCAGGCGAGTTCCAACCCGGCCGTCTGGCTGCGTCTGGGCGATGTACGCTTTGCGCAAGGCCGCCTGGACAAGGCCGTCGTCGCCTATCGCCATGTCATTTCCATCGATCCTGCGATCGTCTCGGCCCACAACAATCTGGGCAACGCGCTGTTGTCGCTGGGCCTGACGGGCGACGCCGCCCAATCCTTCCGCGAGGCGGCTAGGCTGGCCCCCGCCCGTCACGAACCTTGGAACAATCTGGGCGTGGCCCTGATGGGCCTTGCCGACTATGAGGGGGCAGCCGAAGCCTTCGGGAAGGCGGCCAACCTCGCCCCTGCTTTCGCCGCCGCCTGGGTCAATCTGGCTACCGCCTTGTCCCATCTGGGGCGCGCCGCCCAGGCCGAACCGGCGGCCAGACATTCCCTGACGCTTGCGCCGCAATTGCCCGAGGCCCATAACGTGCTGGGCAATATTCTTTCGGCCCAAGGCAAGCGCGAGGAGGCCAGGGAAAGCTATGGCCGCGCCGCCGCCCTGCGGCCTAATTATGTCGAGGCGCATCTCAATCTGGGCCGTCTGGCCATGGAAGAGGGCGGCTATGACTTAGCGCAGCGCCATTACCGTCATGCCCTGTCCCACGATCCTGCCTCGAGCGCAGCACTTGACGCTTTGGGCGTGGCGCAGGCCGCCATGGGGCGCACCGACGAGGCCATCCGCAGCCATGAGCAAGCCATCGCCCGCAACCCCAGTTTTGCCGATGCCTATGTGAATCTTGGCAATGCGCTGACGGCGACGGCCCGCATCGCGGAGGCCAAGGCCGCCTTTAAGCGCGCCATCGCCTTAAACGCCCAAGACCGCGCGGCGTCGCAAAATTTTCTGATGTGCCTGAACTATGACGAGACGACGGACGCCAAGGCTTTGTCGCTTGAGCATCGCCGCTGGGGCGATTACCAGGAGAAGCGGATCACGGTGTTACCCGGCGTGGCGAAGGCGGGCGGCAAATTGCCCAAGCCCTTGCGGCTGGGCCTTGTGTCGGCGGATTTCAAGCGCCATTCGGTGGCTTATTTCCTGGAACCTTTGCTGGAAGCGCTGAACCGCGAAGAGGTGCAGCTTTATCTTTATGCCGACGTGGCCAATCCAGACGAGGTGACGGAACGGTTAAAGGGGTACGCCCATGTTTGGCGCGACCTGATGGGCCTGAGCGACGAGCAGGCGGCCAAGCAAGTGCGCGACGATGGCATTCATATTCTGATCGATCTGTCCGGCCATACGGCGGGCAACCGCTTGCCACTGTTCGTCTTGAAGCCCGCCCCCGTGCAGGCCAGTTGGCTGGGCTATCCGGCCAGCACCGGTCTGTCGCGCATCGATTGGCGCATCACCGACGCCTTTGCAGATCCTGAGGACGGCAAGGGAGCCGAGCGGCTGGCGCGCCTGCCCGGATTCTTGTGCTACCGGCCAGACGAGAATGCGCCGCAACCCGCACCATCGCCCGCCCTGGCCAATGGGTTCGTCACCTTCGGCTCGTTCAACGCCCTGGCCAAGCTGACCGAGCGCGATCTGTCCCTGATCGGGCGTATCCTGAAACAAGTTCCCCAGTCGCGTTTCTTGCTGAAAGCCCGCCCGCTGGCCGACGAAGGCGTGAAGAAGCGCCTGTATCAGCGCCTGGACCATCACGGCATCGATCCTTTGCAAGTCGAGCTGCTGGGGCGCGTCCCCGAAACCGGCGGCCATCTGGCCCTTTATGCACGCATCGACATCGCGCTGGACCCGGTTCACTACAACGGCACCGCCACCAGCTGCGAGGCTTTGTGGATGGGCCTGCCGCTGGTCACGCTGGCGGGATCGCGCCATGCCCAGCGCGTCGGCGCTTCCATCCTTTCTTGCGCCAATCTGCCCCATCTGATCGCAAACGACGAAGCCGCTTACGTGGCGCTGGCCGCCAAGCTGGCCAGCGACATCCCCGCCTTGGCCAGCCAGCGCGAAAGCCAGCGCGCAATCCTTGCCGCGTCGCCCTTGATGGACAAGCAGGCCTTCGCCGCCAGCTTCACCCAAGCCCTCGCAAAAATGTGGGAAGGGCCGAAGCCATAG